From Carettochelys insculpta isolate YL-2023 chromosome 22, ASM3395843v1, whole genome shotgun sequence, one genomic window encodes:
- the CUTA gene encoding protein CutA, with translation MRAACGVLLLSLLMVSLLRTAYRRLFSMAAEAYEPGSLSAVFVTCPSEKVAKDIARAMVEKHLAACVNIIPQVTSIYEWKGKIEEDSEILLMIKTRSSRIPALTDFVRSVHPYEVAEVIALPIEQGNAPYLQWVGETVPE, from the exons atgcGAGCGGCCTGCGGC GTGCTCCTGCTGTCCCTGTTGATGGTCTCACTGCTCCGAACTGCGTATCGGCGTCTTTTCTCCATGGCGGCTGAAGCCTATGAGCCCGGGAGCTTGTCGGCCGTGTTCGTCACCTGCCCCAGTGAGAAAGTGGCAAAGGATATTGCAAG GGCGATGGTTGAGAAGCATCTTGCTGCCTGTGTCAACATCATACCTCAGGTCACATCCAT ATATGAGTGGAAGGGGAAGATTGAAGAAGACAGTGAAATACTGCTG ATGATCAAAACTCGGAGCTCCCGCATCCCAGCATTGACTGATTTTGTCCG GTCGGTGCATCCATATGAAGTTGCAGAGGTGATTGCCCTGCCCATCGAGCAGGGAAATGCCCCATatctgcagtgggttggggagaCTGTGCCAGAGTAA
- the PHF1 gene encoding PHD finger protein 1 — protein MASEPTAQTSRVTRTSSRLTSGPWKCPAAPAAAVAPSRPRFWEGQDVLARWTDGLLYLGTIKKVDAARQVCLVQFEDNSQFLVLWKDINPAAVPGEEQICCVCYLESVSPENELVRCEKCGHTYHQECHLPRVLDASCEGAGVLGTWMCRQCVFAVATKRGGALKKGPYAKAMLSMKLVLPYQLKVLEWDPAHLTNRQQCYCYCGGPGEWNLKMLQCCSCAQWFHEACTQCLSKPLLYGDRFYVFECCVCTGGPESVRRLPLRWVDVAHLILYHLSICCKKKYFDFEREILPFASENWDNLLLGELSDTPKRDRYSQLLSALSSHKERFISGKEIKKRKGLFGLHTRVPPPVPQCSGSHTDSTVRQPPLADSSFLSGQGSSGAGRRRPRRRKVPLEPTDTMELRSSREKWQLDRALTQEVVETPVSASQTYCGYSGTSSTYNFRRTDARCLESAPIRMFASFHPSANTARTLRSTTASLDPREVPALESESPEHPPAHTPIPQGKCPTPSIKHQPEPLSSPSSSSSLCPGPAPTTSSYFGAMGRLARGEAVRILARRVTLDGTVQYLVEWGGGSMF, from the exons ATGGCGAGTGAGCCAACTGCTCAGACTTCCCGGGTGACACGCACGAGCTCCCGTCTGACCTCGGGCCCCTGGAAatgcccagctgccccagccgctGCTGTGGCTCCCAGTCGGCCCCGCTTCTGGGAAGGACAGGATGTGCTGGCTCGCTGGACCGACGGCTTGCTTTACCTGGGTACCATCAAGAAG GTGgatgcagcaaggcaggtttgtCTGGTGCAATTTGAGGACAATTCCCAGTTCCTGGTGCTCTGGAAGGACATTAACCCCG CTGCTGTGCCAGGTGAGGAGCAGATCTGCTGTGTTTGTTACTTAGAGTCTGTGAGTCCAGAGAACGAGTTGGTGCGGTGTGAGAAATGTGGGCACA CTTACCACCAGGAGTGCCACCTGCCCAGAGTGTTGGATGCGAGCTGCGAAGGGGCTGGAGTTCTTGGCACATGGATGTGTCGGCAGTGCGTCTTTGCTGTGGCCACCAAa AGGGGTGGTGCACTCAAGAAAGGCCCCTATGCCAAGGCCATGCTGAGCATGAAGCTGGTACTGCCCTATCAACTCAAAGTTTTGGAGTGGGATCCCGCACACCTGACCAATCGGCAGCAGTGCTACTGCTACTGTGGAGGCCCTGGAGA GTGGAACCTGAAGATgttgcagtgctgcagctgtgcccagTGGTTCCATGAGGCATGTACCCAGTGTCTGAGCAAGCCATTGCTTTACGGAGACAG ATTTTATGTCTTTGagtgctgtgtctgcactggtgGCCCAGAGAGCGTACGGAGACTTCCCCTGAGATG ggtggatgtggcccatctCATTCTCTATCACCTTAGCATCTGCtgcaaaaaaaaatactttgactTTGAGCGCGAGATCCTGCCTTTTGCCAGCGAGAACTGGGACAACCTGttgctgggagag CTCTCGGATACACCCAAGAGGGACAGGTACAGCCAATTGCTGAGTGCCCTGAGCAGCCACAAAGAGAG ATTTATTTCAGGGAAGGAAATCAAGAAGCGGAAGGGTCTCTTTGGGCTTCACACACGAGTGCCACCTCCTGTACCTCAGTGCTCTGGCAGCCATACTGACTCCACAGTCCGGCAGCCCCCACTTGCTGACAGTAG CTTcctttcagggcagggcagcagtggggcagggcgccGAAGGCCCCGGAGGCGCAAGGTCCCCCTGGAACCCACAGATACCATGGAgctgaggagcagcagggagaagTGGCAGCTGGACAGAGCCCTCACCCAG gaggtggtggagacTCCAGTCAGTGCTAGCCAGACATACTGTGGCTACAGCGGCACCTCCAGCACCTACAACTTCCGCCGCACTGATGcccgttgcctggagag TGCTCCCATCAGGATGTTTGCCTCCTTCCACCCATCCGCCAACACTGCCCGGACCCTGAG GAGCACCACGGCCAGCTTGGATCCCCGTGAAGTACCTGCCCTGGAGAGTGAGAGCCCTGAGCacccccctgcccacactccgaTCCCACAGGGGAAGTGCCCAACCCCCAGTATCAAGCACCAGCCCGAACCCTTgtcctccccatcctcctccagttctctgtgcccaggccctgcccccaccaccagcagctacTTTGGAGCTATGGGGCGCCTGGCCCGAGGGGAGGCTGTCCGCATTCTGGCCCGAAGGGTCACCTTAGATGGCACTGTCCAGTACCTAGTGgaatggggtggagggagcatgTTTTGA